The DNA window TGTTTGACCCCTCAATAACAATGATAAAGTAGTATAGTTATATAATGCCTCATCTCATGATGCTAACAGTTTTAAGCAATTTATCAGCCAAGCAACATATATATACCAACATATCAACATTAGCTGCTGCTATGGATTGTTTGATGCACCACAAGGCATCCTCAGCAGTTCAAACAAAACACCGTTTTGTTTCCAACACACTTATTTTTGCTTTTCTTTTCTGCCTTCCCACAATCTTTTTCAAGGGAAGAAAATATCCTATGAACTAGACTGAGGCCCAGTTGCATGTTTCTCCATGTTAGACTACACCTTATCGTCGTGGAACCACCATCTCGTCTCCTTCGGAgatctaccattcttacagtTCCTAACATACCGATCATTGTCAGCTGGACGTTGCTGCACCAGACAATATTTTAAGCAGGTTAGTACAGGGCTTCAGATAATGATTGAAGATGAACTCAAACAGTTGAGAACTGGACAAACCTTCACCGTGGAGCTTGAGAGCATAGATAGAATGCTGATGCAAATCGAACTTACAGTCATAGCCGGGGACCAAGAGTCGTACAAAATATCTGCACAATAACATTATGTGGCTGTCAAGTTCCCATCTTTTGTTCTTGTTGCTGTCGGTGGTTCTCTCCTGttctttattttttagattGGAAAGATCAACAAAAACTAACAAGGAGTAACAAATAAATCCGTAATAAGTATCACTTATCTAATAACTTCATGGCTAAAGTTCAATGAAAGTATGACTTTCGGCTGCCATTACATTCTAGAAGACATCTACTAGCTGACTCATTTTCCAATTCATATGTAAGTGTGATGAAAGGATTTAATAAAACAGGATCAAAATCTTTACATATGATACGAAAACCATAACTTCTAGTATAGTTTCATATTCAGTGGGCTCATACCAATGATGATGGTTCAGAAATTTTGTGATTCGCATAGCAACATATCTTATATTAAGACAAATAACTGACCCCAAGTACAGTAACATTATGCTGGAATATAGGTGCAATCTTAACGGAAAACCTCAATTCACTTATTGAAGTGTTATACTTGTACCCTAgtcacttttttcttttctatggTCTCAGGCTCCCAGTCTCTCAGAGAGGTCATAAGTGACATTTCTACAAGAGTTACACAGCAAAATCTTCACAAAATATGATATTAAGGTTTTGCTGGTCTGTAAAGTgcaaataatgcataaaaacATATTATTTTCCATCACTAGTCCACTCTGATGCATTCCTCAAGCAGGATTTGCTTTTACCATGTGTAAACCCATTTCATTTTAATGATGCAAGAACCACTGAAGGCCTTTACTGTCTTACACAGGCTTGGCAACAACAAAGTCTCTACTCATTTGCATACTAAAAATACTTCGCATTTTAAGGAGAATATACCAAAATAAGGTACATACGCTTTGTTTAGCGCTTACTTTATACCAAAACATAAGTAAACCAAACATATTTTTACAATCTATATGCAAtgtaaacaaaaaaatcaacctTGCGAATGCAAAAAACATGAGAGTACAATAGCAAAAACAGAACAGAAACAATATCAAAAGAATGAATGAGAGGAAGGGCTACAATATACAATAATCCGATTCACAAAATTACATGTCCTAGCAAGTGAAAGTTGACACTAAACCTTCATTTACAAAACTAAATTCTTTCTAGACCAATCTATTCATGTAGAAACATAAGTGCTTACAAAGAAGACACTGTATCATGTTTTGTACCACAGCTGCCAAGAGCAGTTTTATCCAAAAAATAGAACGAACAAGAGTACACATTCTATTAATCAAATCCAGAGGAGTAGAAGTTAAAATTTTTACTTAAATAATTTGTGTAGTATCATACCACTTTTGTCTATCACCCACAGATAACAATTTCATACCAGTAAACACCATAATAGAATCAAACAAGCAAAGATATTTACGAATAAAGAAGGAACAAAATATCCAGTATAATTCAGCCaattgagagagagggagtcGGAATTGCATAGAAAACAAACCTAAACATATATGTCCATTACTGTAAATGTGAGGATGCATGGGAGCCGGATGCATAAATATAACCTGCAGTAGAAACAAGAAAAAATCAATTACCTTTACACCGTGGAACCTACAAAGGAACACTAGCAAAATTTCTCAATTTCCTCACAAATCACACAAAAAACAAcagaaaaaggaaaacaaaaacacaCCTGCGGCGCTTCCATAGGGTAATGTTCCGGAAAATCAACTTGAAGTTGGTACATTTCACTGGCATAGAGCGTTCCTGGCGCACCGTTCACTTCAATTACCCATCTAATCATGCCAAAAAACTCAATCAGTACTACCCGATTCCTAAATCAAAAGCCAAATTGATTTTAATTCAGTTAAAAAAGTAACCTCTTGATATTATCAGTAGGTTTGTGCTTGAAACCGGCGGGCGGATTCACCTGCCACTCTACAAGCTCTTTCTGCAGCCGGTTGCACGCGATCTTGCTCAATGCCTTTTCCCCAAACATCAGTCCCCCCAAAAGAAAACAATTCAGTACAACGATACTTTtccaaaattgtaaaattagaaATCGACACAACATAATCACAAACAAAATTGATCATAACCGAAACGTAAAGTGACCTTGCGTGAGGAAGCGGTGGTCATCGCGAGAGAGAGAGCTAAGAGAGAAGATGGGTGTGTAAAAAGGCTAGTGTTTTAGATGTGATAAATTTAGATTTTTCCTCATAATCGAAAGCGTGTGATCTAACCGCCAGTTCACACGTGTGGCGCGTAACTATTTCTCCCACGTGACCCCTCACTTGTACACGTGGCAATACTTAAGATtctccatttttcatttttttatttaattattttaactttatatagaaatagaaattgcatataattTGATAGTTCAAATGACCTCAAGATCATCTATTAGCATATTGTTTATTAAGAACgtataatagtatattttattaacctaaaaataaattaagaatattttaaaattggaaTAAATTGAGAATTCCCACTTTTATTTGCGAGATGTAAGCATATTTGATGTTGAATGCGATAAACCGGATCATGCAAAGTGTTAGGGTCACCTAAGTCTATTAATGATAGTATATAATCGGCATGCCTACAACCTAAAATAGCATCAGTTTATGTAATTACCATTTACCATTGAATGGTCGTGTgtgtttattatttaatattcacTTCATAGAAATAATTAACTAAACTACTAAATCTTTCCGAAACGTGAGTGGTTAAAAACGAACCACACGCCCCTAATAAAAGAATCACGTTaatctctttttcttttaaatgcagtattgtataatattttatttcaaaaagaaCTCAATAATAAAGACATAAAGCATGCAAAAATATTGTCTACATTGCTTGTAATAATTCTCAAAATTGTAAATTCTTAATTGTCTAATTTATATGAATGTAAAAAGTTACTCATAgtatacttatttttttttaataaaaattgaacattttaaataataaataccataaataaaattgatagatTGAAAAAGTACAAAATAGATATAAAAATAGTGCAAAAATCGTAATTGCACTAGTCGGCCCTAAGCCCCTAATCAATAATCTCAAAATTATATGctaaaatattagaaattagtATAGTACTCCAAAAATAGGGGATCTCATGTGTTGAAGATATGCATGAAAGTAATGGAAGCT is part of the Salvia splendens isolate huo1 chromosome 6, SspV2, whole genome shotgun sequence genome and encodes:
- the LOC121808598 gene encoding probable ubiquitin-conjugating enzyme E2 16, producing the protein MTTASSRKALSKIACNRLQKELVEWQVNPPAGFKHKPTDNIKRWVIEVNGAPGTLYASEMYQLQVDFPEHYPMEAPQVIFMHPAPMHPHIYSNGHICLDILYDSWSPAMTVSSICISILSMLSSSTVKQRPADNDRYVRNCKNGRSPKETRWWFHDDKV